One Acropora palmata chromosome 2, jaAcrPala1.3, whole genome shotgun sequence genomic window carries:
- the LOC141873628 gene encoding uncharacterized protein LOC141873628: MYVFGREFELETDHKPLEYIYSQKSKPSARVERWVLRLQAYHFKVVYRPDKTNIADALSRLNCGFQSNDGEDYDFVHAVVENSVPCALTPAEIEKASAEDMELNLIKECVQTGDWSQCNVPAYLHVKNELCRYGELLLRGSRLVIPRELRPRVFGAKPRGTSRHR; this comes from the coding sequence ATGTATGTCTTCGGCAGGGAGTTTGAGCTTGAGACGGATCATAAGCCTCTGGAGTACATCTATTCACAGAAATCGAAGCCTTCTGCCCGAGTGGAAAGATGGGTCCTTCGCTTACAGGCTTACCACTTTAAGGTTGTTTACAGACCAGACAAGACCAATATTGCAGATGCCTTGTCCAGGCTGAATTGCGGGTTCCAGAGTAATGACGGAGAAGATTATGACTTTGTGCATGCTGTGGTTGAGAACAGTGTTCCTTGTGCTTTGACACCTGCTGAAATAGAAAAGGCTTCAGCCGAGGACATGGAGCTGAATCTCATCAAAGAATGTGTCCAAACAGGAGATTGGAGTCAGTGTAATGTGCCTGCGTACTTGCATGTAAAGAATGAATTGTGTAGGTATGGTGAACTGCTTTTACGGGGTTCCAGACTAGTGATTCCCCGAGAACTGCGGCCGCGTGTTTTTGGAGCTAAGCCACGAGGGACATCAAGGCATcgttaa
- the LOC141874516 gene encoding trypsin-3-like isoform X2 — MMVPLVLLIVSTASVTGYYAYIETSSPRRPGDNALLDFDSDLSSGSTCISFSYQMNGRDVGELRVLVNGNVEFSSKGSKGTQWIKKLMATAGVAAKKVTFEGIRGPGWQGDIAIDEVSIKGCGGDAGEGGAGGSGGGGGCGTPPLGNTPPPPPTGAPPTRGCGIRPSSRIIGGTDAKPGDWPWQGMLRTSSGFPFCGSTLVKPEWLVTAAHCIETQTSSSVFVRLGAYRRRENVGTEQDFSVIKIIKHPSYNNPKRYSHDIALLKLDKPAALDRNVALACLPQNVAAPGDNTKCWITGWGRLSSGGGTPDKLQQASVPIAGRDRCDKAYPRRIHDSMICAGLDQGGIDSCQGDSGGPMVCKNGGRYYLQGVTSWGYGCASPGKFGVYAKVKFLLSWINDEMRNN; from the exons GTTATTACGCATACATCGAAACCTCATCCCCTCGGCGACCCGGTGATAATGCTCTACTAGACTTTGACTCGGATTTATCAAGTGGGTCGACGTGCATTTCATTCTCCTATCAAATGAATGGTAGAGACGTTGGAGAGCTCAGAGTTTTGGTAAATGGAAATGTGGAATTTTCATCGAAGGGCTCTAAGGGTACACAATGGATCAAGAAACTGATGGCAACTGCAGGTGTCGCTGCAAAAAAA GTTACTTTTGAAGGCATCCGTGGACCAGGTTGGCAAGGGGACATAGCTATCGATGAAGTCAGCATAAAGGGCTGTGGGGGAGATGCTGGTGAAGGTGGAGCAGGTGGTAGTGGCGGTGGAGGAGGGTGTG gcACACCACCCCTGGGAAATACACCGCCGCCACCTCCTACGGGTGCACCCCCCACAA GAGGATGCGGCATTCGTCCATCGAGTAGAATTATTGGAGGAACTGACGCTAAGCCGGGAGATTGGCCTTGGCAAGGAATGTTGAGAACCAGTTCTGGCTTTCCGTTCTGTGGTAGCACTCTTGTCAAACCAGAGTGGCTGGTTACCGCTGCACATTGCATCGAGACACAAACCTCCAGTTCGGTCTTTGTTCG GTTGGGTGCCTATAGACGTAGGGAAAATGTTGGCACTGAACAGGATTTTAGCGtcattaaaattataaaacatCCAAGTTATAACAACCCAAAAAGATATAGCCACGATATCGCCCTGCTGAAACTGGACAAACCTGCGGCATTAGATAG GAACGTGGCCCTTGCTTGTCTTCCTCAAAACGTGGCTGCACCAGGGGACAACACTAAATGCTGGATCACAGGCTGGGGAAGACTTTCCTCGGGAGGAGGCACTCCAGACAAGCTTCAGCAGGCCTCTGTCCCGATAGCGGGCCGCGATCGTTGTGACAAGGCGTATCCGCGTAGAATCCATGATTCCATGATATGTGCTGGCTTGGATCAAGGAGGAATCGATTCCTGCCAGGGAGATAGCGGAGGTCCCATGGTCTGTAAAAATGGCGGGAGGTACTACTTACAAGGTGTTACAAGTTGGGGTTATGGATGCGCAAGTCCTGGCAAATTCGGTGTCTATGCCAAAGTGAAATTCCTCTTGTCATGGATCAACGACGAAATGAGAAACAATTAG